A single genomic interval of Cucumis sativus cultivar 9930 chromosome 5, Cucumber_9930_V3, whole genome shotgun sequence harbors:
- the LOC101208475 gene encoding paired amphipathic helix protein Sin3-like 3 isoform X4, which translates to MKRSREDVNMESQLQRPVFPSRGESTVQSQMVGGGSLQKLTTNDALEYLKNVKDIFRDKKEKYEDFLEVMKEFKAQRIDTVGVIARVKQLFKGHRDLILGFNTFLPKGYAITCPLEDETPPQKKKPVQFEEAINFVGKIKTRFEGDNHVYKSFLEILNLYRKENKSISEVYREVSALLQDHPDLLREFVHFLPDASATTSNNHVSSMRNSVLRDRNSSIPPIQQKERATTPHTDHDIGVNHPDCDHARVTIKGDKEKCQHSEKEKDRRDNTDSMEQCREIDKKFIEHDSSKDISMQSFSQKRKSSVRVEDTTSVKWHLSGEGMSFIEKVRLKLPNVDVYQEFVKCLDIFDKEIITRSELHSLVRDLLGRYPDLMDAFGEFMILCDRTDGLLADIMSKKSLWNEGSLPRLAKVEEKDRNRDHEREDGFKDRDHGNRERDRLEKSVAFGHNDVGSHKMSLFSSKDKYFGKPINELDLSNCERCTPSYRLLPKNYPIPFASQRTEIGDQVLNDHWVSVTSGSEDYSFKHMRKNQYEESLFRCEDDRFELDMLLESVNVTSKRVEDLLEKINLSDSPVHIEDHLTALNLRCIERLYGDHGLDVMDVLRKNAPLSLPVILTRLKQKQEEWARCRSDFNKVWAEIYFKNYQKSLDHRSFYFKQQDTKSLSTKALLSEIKEINEKKHKEEDVLLTITAENKRPIIPNLEFDYPDQDIHEDLYHLIKYSCRELCSTDQSDKAMKIWTTFLEPMLGIASRPLSSEVSKEIIRENNFAVRGTAIGMVGVSSSHTVGGDESKLRDPPRIEVGGVQPKQSSPCRVWPMNGDSCIEENSFHKANRVDSKVDSLRKLQFNENQDDSNERLVKSNVLVSSVLEQGKGKVTIETASGLRSTPSRTWNGGVDKGLELASSQGGCSSRPLLSNGVMAEGSNAPSFNEKCDGHSKIEREEGELSPTGELEDNFSNYQEGSLDKAKDSAAGRQCFRAHTDKISCRDVTRETHIDADDEGEESARRSSEDSENGSENCDISGTESIDGEDSTREGQEDRGHNDHHSKVESEGEAEGMDDAHSAEGDGTVLPFSERFLLNVKPLAKYIPLALRDDKKNSRIFYGNDSFYVLFRLHRVRHCMSGYDQQRLIHHLVRGSGELQMILALTICIPDL; encoded by the exons ATGAAGAGGTCTAGAGAAGATGTAAACATGGAATCACAGCTCCAGCGTCCTGTATTTCCCTCTAGAGGAGAATC AACTGTGCAGAGCCAGATGGTAGGAGGTGGGAGTTTGCAAAAACTAACGACGAATGATGCCCTAGAATATCTTAAGAATGTGAAGGACATCTTCCGAgacaagaaggaaaaatatgaagattTTCTTGAAGTCATGAAAGAATTCAAGGCCCAAAG AATTGATACTGTCGGTGTCATAGCAAGAGTGAAGCAGCTATTCAAAGGTCATCGTGACCTGATTTTGGGCTTTAATACGTTTTTGCCAAAAGGATATGCAATAACTTGTCCTCTTGAGGATGAAACACCTCCTCAAAAGAAGAAGCCTGTTCAATTTGAAGAAGCTATCAACTTCGTCGGTAAGATTAAG ACACGGTTTGAAGGTGATAACCATGTATACAAgtcatttttagaaattttgaatttgtacaGGAAGGAAAACAAGTCTATAAGTGAGGTCTACCGGGAG GTTTCTGCACTGCTGCAAGACCACCCAGACCTTCTTAGGGAGTTTGTTCATTTTCTGCCTGATGCTTCAGCCACAACCTCAAATAATCACGTGTCATCTATGAGGAATTCTGTCCTTCGTGATAGAAATTCTTCCATACCACCTATTCAACAA AAGGAGAGGGCAACGACTCCACATACTGACCATGACATTGGTGTCAATCATCCTGATTGTGACCATGCTAGAGTTACTATCAAAGGCGATAAAGAGAAATGTCAGCACAGCGAAAAAGAGAAGGATAGGAGAGACAACACAGATAGTATGGAACAGTGTAGggaaattgataaaaaatttatcgAGCATGATAGCAGTAAGGACATCAGCATGCAAAGTTTTTCACAGAAGAGGAAATCTTCTGTTAGAGTTGAAGATACGACTTCAGTGAAATGGCATCTAAGTGGGGAAG GTATGTCTTTTATTGAGAAGGTAAGGCTGAAGTTACCAAATGTTGATGTTTACCAAGAATTTGTGAAATGTCTTGACATATTCGACAAGGAAATAATCACTCGATCAGAACTGCATTCTTTG GTGAGAGATTTACTTGGAAGATATCCAGACCTTATGGATGCTTTTGGTGAATTTATGATACTTTGTGACAGAACTG ATGGGCTTCTAGCAGATATTATGAGTAAAA AATCCTTGTGGAATGAAGGTAGTTTACCAAGATTAGCGAAGGTAGAAGAGAAGGACAGAAATCGAGATCATGAAAGGGAGGATGGTTTTAAAGACCGTGACCATGGAAATCGAGAAAGGGATAGACTTGAAAAAAGTGTTGCTTTTGGCCATAATGATGTTGGTAGCCACAAGATGTCTTTATTTTCTAGTAAGGACAAATATTTTGGGAAACCTATCAATGAACTTGACCTCTCTAACTGTGAGCGGTGTACTCCCAGTTACCGTCTTCTCCCAAAGAAT TATCCAATACCCTTTGCTAGCCAGAGAACAGAAATTGGTGATCAAGTTTTAAATGATCATTGGGTTTCTGTCACTTCAGGAAGTGAGGATTACTCTTTTAAGCACATGCGCAAAAATCAGTATGAAGAAAGCCTCTTTCGTTGTGAGGATGACAG GTTTGAATTGGATATGTTGTTAGAGTCTGTTAATGTAACATCCAAGCGGGTTGAAGacttattagaaaaaatcaaCTTGTCAGACAGTCCAGTCCATATTGAAGATCATTTAACAG CACTTAATTTGAGATGCATTGAACGCTTATATGGTGATCATGGCCTTGATGTGATGGATGTGTTAAGGAAGAATGCTCCACTTTCTCTCCCTGTTATATTAACCCGCTTGAAGCAAAAACAAGAAGAGTGGGCACGGTGTCGATCCGATTTTAATAAGGTTTGGGCTGaaatatatttcaagaatTATCAGAAATCTCTTGATCATCGTAGCTTCTATTTCAAGCAGCAGGATACAAAGAGCTTAAGCACAAAAG CTTTGTTATCAGAGATCAAggaaattaatgaaaagaagCATAAGGAAGAGGATGTACTGCTCACTATTACTGCAGAAAATAAACGACCTATAATTccaaatttggaatttgacTACCCTGATCAAGATATTCATGAAGATCTCTATcatctaattaaatattccTGTAGAGAACTATGCTCCACAGATCAGTCTGATAAAGCTATGAAAATTTGGACAACCTTCCTGGAGCCCATGCTTGGTATTGCTTCACGGCCCTTGAGTTCCGAGGTTTCCAAAGAAATCattagagaaaataattttgcaGTTAGAGGTACTGCAATTGGTATGGTAGGGGTTAGCAGTAGCCATACTGTTGGAGGTGATGAGTCTAAGCTGCGAGATCCTCCCAGAATTGAAGTAGGAGGTGTTCAACCTAAACAATCAAGCCCTTGCAGGGTTTGGCCCATGAACGGAGATTCTTGTattgaagaaaatagttttcacAAAGCAAATCGTGTTGACAGCAAGGTGGATAGTCTCCGTAAATTGCAGTTCAACGAAAATCAAGACGATTCTAATGAGAGGTTGGTAAAATCCAATGTGTTGGTTAGCTCTGTGCTCGAACAAGGGAAGGGGAAAGTAACTATAGAAACTGCATCAG GGCTGCGCTCTACTCCATCCAGAACTTGGAATGGTGGTGTTGATAAAGGGCTTGAGTTAGCATCATCACAG GGGGGTTGTTCATCAAGGCCACTTTTGTCTAATGGTGTGATGGCAGAAGGCTCAAATGCTCCTAGtttcaatgaaaaatgtgaTGGGCACTCaaagatagagagagaagagGGTGAACTATCACCAACTGGAGAATTAGAAgataacttttcaaattatcaaGAAGGTAGTCTTGATAAAGCAAAAGACAGTGCTGCAGGCAGGCAATGTTTCAGAGCACACACAGACAAGATATCTTGCAGGGATGTGACAAGAGAAACTCATATAGATGCTGATGATGAAGGGGAGGAAAGTGCTCGGCGGTCATCAGAAGACAGCGAAAATGGTTCTGAGAATTGTGATATCTCTGGAACTGAGTCTATTGATGGAGAGGACAGTACTCGTGAAGGGCAGGAAGACAGGGGTCATAATGACCATCATAGTAAGGTTGAGAGTGAAGGGGAGGCTGAAGGAATGGATGATGCCCATAGTGCTGAGGGTGATGGAACAGTGTTACCCTTTTCGGAACGTTTTCTTCTCAACGTGAAGCCGCTTGCTAAGTATATCCCATTGGCATTACGGGATGATAAAAAGAACTCCCGGATTTTTTATGGAAATGACTccttttatgttctttttagACTTCACCGAGTAAG ACATTGTATGAGCGGATACGATCAGCAAAGATTAATTCATCATTTGGTGAGAGGAAGTGGAGAGCTTCAAATGATACTAGCCCTAACGATCTGTATTCCAG